The Terriglobales bacterium region GACTGGTAGTCCCGCGCACATTCACGTCGGCGACTTGCAGATAGCGCGCCGTGGTTTCGAGGTTGGCGTGGCCGAGCAGAATCTGAATCGTTCGGAGATTAACGCCAGCTTCGAGCAAGTGGGTGGCGAAGGCGTGCCGCAAGGTCTCCTCATGCTGCTCATGAACTGCACCCAACTAGGATTTGCTATCGGTGGCATCCGTTCTATGGCGCAGAAGTTGAAGTAATTCGCTATCTAAGGAGAACTGACTCTGTAATTCTGATTATCAGGCTTCCCGGCGGCATGCAAGTAGCGGTACCCGATTGGATGTTGAATCCGCAAGTCTGTGATCGGTTCACTAACGAAGCGGAACCACGAGTCTCGATCGATACGCTGTTTGAGCTGCGCCGGCTGATCGACGGGCAGCGTCTTGGGAAAACTCCTAAGGATCGTGGTTGTGCAGAATCTCCATCAGGAGGTAAGAATGCACAGCAACGAAAGTCCGTCCATGTGGCAACGCAAGCTGCGCTTCGAGGACGAAGAGATTTGGACCGTGCTTCCGGCATCGGTAAGGGAACAGTGCCTAACTCTGTGGCGCCAGGTGCTCGTAAGCGTTCTCAAGACCAACAACGGGAGGCAGAATGAGCGAGAAGCTTAAGGTACACCATCTCAAGCGAGGAGCCTATGTTTACGTGCGCCAATCGACGCCCTATCAGGTACGCAATAACCTGCAGAGCAAAGAGCGCCAGTATGCTCTGGAGGGCCAGGCACAACAGCTCGGCTTCAGCAAGGTAGTAGTAATCGATGAAGATTTGGGCCGCTCCGGTTCCGGCATTCAGGAGCGGCCGGGCTTCGGCCGGTTATTGGCATCCGTCTGCCAGGGTCTGGCCGGAGCGGTGTTTGCGTTGGAAGCTTCTCGATTGGCGCGCAACAATCGCGATTGGCATCACCTAGTTGATCTCTGCGCACTAACGGAAACTCTGCTAATCGATAGCGACGGCATCTACGACCCACGACAACTTAATGACCGCCTTGTCCTCGGCTTAAAAGGCACTATGTCGGAGTTTGAGCTTGGACTGATGCGGCAACGCGCCCGTGAAGCCTTTGAGCAGAAGGTACGACGCGGCTACGCATTATGGGAAGTGCCGGTGGGATTCATCCGGACCGAAGAGGGTCGAATTGAGAAGACGCCCGATCGCCAAGTACAGCAGGCGATCGTCAGCGTGTTCCGGAAATTTCAGCAATTAGGAAGCGCGCGACAGGCGACCATTTGGTTCCGGGAAGAACAAATCCTCCTCCCAAAAACGAAGCCGGGAACCGCCGGGCAGGAGGTGATTTGGGGGGTGCCGAGCAGCGGAAGGATTCGTCAGATGCTGAAGAATCCTTGCTACGCCGGAGCATTCTCTTATGGCAGGACCGCGGCGCGAACCAGGATCGAAGAGGGGCGTGCCCGGCAAAGCTCGCGTTACCGAAAGCCACAGAATGAGTGGAAGGTATTGCTTATCGGTCATCATCCGGGTTACATCAGTTGGGAGGAGTATTTGGAGAACCAACAACGGCTGGAGGCCAATGTGGCCATGTACGAGGGTGAAGGCAGCGGAGCCGCAAAGATGGGAGCCGCTTTGTTATCTGGTTTGTTGCGCTGCGGTCGCTGCGGCAGGAAACTGCAAGTTGTCTACAGCGGCACCAGCGGGCGCGTGCCGCGCTACGTCTGTCGGGGTGATCGAGGAGATCGCGAGTCCAGCCGATGCTTAACAGCCGGCAGCTTGCGGTTGGATCGGGCTGTTGCTCAGAGTGTGCTGGCTGCGATCCGACCTGCTGGGATTGAGGCTGCGATCAAACTGGTGGAATGCACCCAGGTCGAAGACGATGAGAAGCGGAAGGCGCTAGAACTGGCATTAGAACGAGCTCGCTATGAAGAAAAACGAGCCCGTCGGCAGTTTGATGTTGTCGAGCCCGAAAACCGTTTAGTGG contains the following coding sequences:
- a CDS encoding recombinase family protein, which encodes MSEKLKVHHLKRGAYVYVRQSTPYQVRNNLQSKERQYALEGQAQQLGFSKVVVIDEDLGRSGSGIQERPGFGRLLASVCQGLAGAVFALEASRLARNNRDWHHLVDLCALTETLLIDSDGIYDPRQLNDRLVLGLKGTMSEFELGLMRQRAREAFEQKVRRGYALWEVPVGFIRTEEGRIEKTPDRQVQQAIVSVFRKFQQLGSARQATIWFREEQILLPKTKPGTAGQEVIWGVPSSGRIRQMLKNPCYAGAFSYGRTAARTRIEEGRARQSSRYRKPQNEWKVLLIGHHPGYISWEEYLENQQRLEANVAMYEGEGSGAAKMGAALLSGLLRCGRCGRKLQVVYSGTSGRVPRYVCRGDRGDRESSRCLTAGSLRLDRAVAQSVLAAIRPAGIEAAIKLVECTQVEDDEKRKALELALERARYEEKRARRQFDVVEPENRLVASELEARWNGALAQVAEAEARLAAAGNAAEPLSERQKQELAALSEDLMALWNHPDAPIPLKKRILRTILTEIIIDNDADSASHRLRLHWAGGVHTELRVERNKPGQHRHSADRSVIELVSELAKICQDKTIAAILNRLGYTTGQEKTWNASRVAGLRGYHKIAPFQKQNGWVTQEEAARELQVSDTVVKRLIRERVLPAKQVVKFAPWIIEKKDLLLSAVQQQVKAARRGGHRLPQIVLGQGQLSLE